The following proteins are co-located in the Rippkaea orientalis PCC 8801 genome:
- the grxC gene encoding glutaredoxin 3: MAAKVEIYTWSTCPFCIRAKALLTKKSVEFTEYCIDGDNEAREIMAKRAQGRRSLPQIFINDQPMGGCDDLYSLDSMGKLDPLLATPAA; this comes from the coding sequence ATGGCTGCTAAGGTTGAAATTTATACTTGGAGTACTTGTCCTTTCTGCATTCGGGCTAAAGCCTTATTAACCAAAAAAAGTGTTGAGTTTACTGAATACTGTATCGATGGAGACAACGAAGCCAGAGAAATCATGGCAAAACGCGCTCAAGGCCGTAGAAGTCTGCCGCAAATTTTTATTAATGATCAACCCATGGGAGGTTGTGATGACCTCTACTCTTTAGACTCCATGGGAAAATTAGATCCCCTTCTAGCAACTCCGGCTGCATGA
- a CDS encoding UPF0182 family protein: protein MKESLQLRSNHLTKMFKPLTNRLFRGMIVLLGITLTFELLSNLVVEGLWFGEVGYFSVFLKRLLWRLALLGLTSSFSLWFLWGNLRQAETNKWHSIPEIESSKGRRRRDHSLGKSKPTTPESRSLGLSWLMPLVVILGGLIGLMLLYYSQVVYSAWTLDFDLPKVTPPLPSAFYLNSLPNLVAQIISNLWKVPLIVLLIGLIVTRTKFCLRLMAIAFSMIFGLVLSGNWGRIVQYFSSTPFSKVDPQFSRDIGFYVFEVPFWKLINFWLAGLFLYGLIAVSLIYLLSANSLSQGKFPGFSRQQLRHLYLLGGLTLSMIGLYHWLNRYELLYSPRGVVYGGSYTDVHVVLPVDTLLSIVSSVIAFWLLSKGIMGWKKTQPRSLKTKPLPRFPFSPLPFIIYLGILLIGLVATEVVQNAIVQPNELSRERPYLERNIALTRAAFDLDKIRVTTLDGSGKITAKDLQNNHLTINNIRLWDARPLLETNRQLQQLRLYYRFPDADIDRYSIPTENQDSSITIAKQQVLIAPRELDYKEVPQQAQTWVNQHLIYTHGYGFTLSPVNRVGQGGLPSYFVENIGTATHAGELQTSSDLIRQSIPIDNPRIYFGELTNTYIMTNTGIQELDYPSGQDNVYNVYDGQGGIAIGSPWRRVLFAEYLKDWRILFTHNITPETRLLFRRDINRRIREIAPFLRFDRDPYLVTAKVQSSKEKNPGSLYWMIDAYTTSDSYPYSDAGNRNFNYIRNSVKIVIDAYNGDVQFYIVDPNDPLIQTWQNIFPELFKPLEAMPNSLKEHIRYPKDLFQTQAERLLSYHMTDPQVFYNREDQWRVPQEIYGEKQQPIEPYYLLMSVTDKAQEFILVNFFTPTSRNNLIAGLFARSDDPNYGKLDLIRLPKQLVIYGPEQIEALINQDPVISQQVSLWNRQGSRVIQGNLLVIPFLKEQSLLYVEPLYLEAEQNSLPTLVRVIVVYQNQIVMAETLDGALKSIFQSESSPPETIIRQVEPDFNS from the coding sequence ATGAAAGAGTCTCTACAACTACGCTCAAATCATTTAACCAAAATGTTCAAACCCTTAACCAATCGACTGTTCCGAGGAATGATTGTACTCCTAGGAATCACATTAACCTTTGAGTTACTCTCTAACCTAGTGGTTGAAGGGTTATGGTTTGGCGAAGTTGGGTATTTTAGCGTTTTTTTGAAGCGGTTATTGTGGAGATTAGCCTTATTAGGGTTAACTAGCAGTTTTTCTTTATGGTTTCTCTGGGGGAATTTACGCCAAGCAGAGACTAATAAATGGCATTCTATCCCAGAAATAGAGTCTAGCAAAGGGCGTAGACGACGTGATCACTCCCTCGGAAAATCGAAACCTACTACCCCGGAATCTCGTTCCCTGGGGTTATCCTGGTTAATGCCCCTGGTGGTTATTTTAGGGGGATTAATCGGCCTAATGTTATTGTATTACAGCCAAGTCGTTTACAGTGCTTGGACTCTAGATTTCGATCTGCCTAAAGTCACTCCTCCCCTTCCTTCTGCTTTTTACTTGAATTCCTTACCCAATCTTGTTGCTCAAATTATCAGCAATCTTTGGAAAGTGCCACTAATTGTCCTTTTAATCGGTTTAATTGTGACTCGGACTAAATTTTGTTTGAGACTAATGGCGATCGCCTTTAGTATGATCTTTGGCCTAGTTTTGTCGGGAAACTGGGGGAGAATTGTTCAATATTTTAGCTCAACCCCTTTCTCAAAAGTTGATCCCCAATTTAGCCGAGATATTGGTTTTTATGTTTTTGAAGTGCCTTTTTGGAAACTGATCAATTTTTGGCTAGCGGGACTCTTTCTTTATGGGTTAATTGCTGTTAGTTTGATCTATTTACTGTCAGCTAACAGTCTTTCTCAAGGAAAATTTCCGGGGTTTTCTCGCCAACAACTACGCCATTTGTATTTGTTGGGAGGACTAACGCTATCGATGATCGGACTGTATCATTGGCTCAACCGTTATGAATTATTATATTCTCCCCGTGGGGTGGTTTATGGGGGAAGTTATACCGATGTTCATGTGGTCTTACCCGTTGATACCTTATTATCAATTGTGTCTAGCGTGATTGCCTTTTGGTTATTGTCTAAAGGAATCATGGGATGGAAAAAAACTCAACCGCGATCGCTTAAAACTAAACCTTTACCGCGTTTCCCCTTTTCTCCCCTGCCTTTTATTATTTATTTAGGGATTTTACTCATCGGATTAGTCGCTACTGAAGTTGTCCAAAATGCTATCGTACAACCCAATGAACTTAGTCGAGAACGTCCCTATCTTGAACGAAATATCGCCTTAACCCGTGCTGCTTTTGATTTAGATAAAATTCGAGTAACAACTCTCGATGGAAGTGGAAAAATAACCGCGAAAGATCTCCAAAATAATCATCTGACTATCAATAATATCCGTCTTTGGGATGCTCGTCCTTTACTAGAAACTAACCGTCAATTGCAACAACTTCGCCTCTATTATCGGTTTCCTGATGCCGATATTGATCGCTATAGTATCCCCACAGAAAACCAAGATTCTTCTATTACGATTGCCAAACAGCAGGTCTTAATTGCCCCTAGGGAACTTGATTATAAAGAAGTCCCCCAACAGGCTCAAACTTGGGTCAATCAACACTTAATTTATACCCACGGTTACGGGTTTACCTTATCACCAGTGAATCGTGTGGGGCAAGGAGGATTACCCTCTTATTTTGTCGAAAATATTGGGACAGCTACCCATGCAGGGGAATTACAAACCTCAAGTGATTTAATTCGTCAAAGTATTCCCATTGATAACCCCCGTATCTATTTTGGAGAATTAACCAATACTTACATTATGACCAATACGGGAATCCAAGAATTAGACTACCCCAGTGGGCAGGATAATGTTTACAATGTTTACGATGGTCAAGGAGGGATTGCAATCGGTTCTCCATGGCGAAGAGTGTTATTTGCTGAGTATCTCAAAGACTGGAGAATCCTGTTTACCCACAATATTACCCCCGAAACTCGTTTATTGTTTCGCCGGGATATTAATCGTCGGATTCGAGAAATTGCCCCATTTCTGCGCTTTGATCGAGATCCCTATTTAGTAACAGCAAAAGTTCAGTCATCTAAAGAAAAAAATCCAGGGAGTCTCTACTGGATGATTGATGCCTATACCACCAGCGATAGTTATCCCTATTCTGATGCAGGTAATCGCAATTTTAATTATATTCGTAATTCGGTTAAAATTGTCATTGATGCTTACAATGGTGATGTACAGTTTTATATTGTTGATCCCAATGATCCCCTCATTCAAACTTGGCAAAATATTTTCCCAGAATTATTTAAACCCCTAGAGGCGATGCCAAACAGTCTTAAAGAGCACATTCGCTACCCTAAAGATTTATTTCAAACCCAAGCGGAACGGCTCTTAAGCTATCACATGACTGATCCCCAAGTATTTTATAATCGAGAAGATCAATGGCGTGTTCCCCAAGAAATTTATGGAGAAAAACAACAACCCATTGAGCCCTATTATCTCTTGATGAGTGTCACTGACAAGGCTCAAGAATTTATTTTAGTGAACTTTTTTACCCCCACCAGTCGTAACAATTTAATTGCTGGATTATTTGCCCGTTCTGATGATCCCAATTATGGAAAGCTTGATTTAATTCGATTACCTAAACAGCTCGTGATCTACGGACCCGAACAAATCGAAGCATTAATTAATCAAGATCCCGTTATTTCTCAACAAGTTTCCCTTTGGAATCGTCAAGGATCTCGTGTGATTCAGGGGAATTTATTAGTCATTCCTTTTCTCAAAGAACAATCGCTGCTTTATGTGGAACCACTCTATTTAGAAGCTGAACAAAATAGTTTACCAACCTTAGTCAGAGTCATTGTTGTTTATCAAAATCAAATTGTTATGGCCGAAACCCTAGACGGGGCACTGAAATCGATTTTTCAATCGGAGTCATCTCCCCCTGAAACAATTATTCGCCAGGTAGAACCAGACTTCAATAGTTAA
- a CDS encoding TetR/AcrR family transcriptional regulator, which produces MITLEKSPSELPQKAQQILQGALPEFLKRGYAGTSMDRIAKMAGVSKQTLYSYFPDKEGLFTALITQMAVQKFRLVWSKPLEGEPQQVLTDLAQRILQHIDDPQHLCFVRLIIAESGQQPHLSQAFLRNVAQPAIAILSNYLQDHPELNIDDPEVTAQIFVGTLIHHLLTQEMLHGREIMPLDPERLVKNLVGLIVRGNS; this is translated from the coding sequence ATGATCACCCTCGAAAAATCCCCCTCTGAATTACCCCAAAAAGCGCAACAAATTTTACAGGGGGCTTTACCAGAGTTTCTCAAAAGGGGATACGCTGGCACGAGCATGGACAGAATTGCCAAAATGGCCGGAGTGTCAAAACAAACCCTTTATAGTTATTTTCCCGATAAAGAGGGGCTATTTACGGCATTAATCACCCAGATGGCAGTGCAAAAATTTCGCTTAGTTTGGTCTAAACCCCTGGAGGGAGAACCCCAACAAGTCTTAACGGACTTAGCCCAACGGATTTTACAACATATCGATGATCCGCAGCATTTATGCTTTGTTAGACTGATTATCGCGGAATCAGGACAACAGCCCCATCTATCTCAGGCGTTTTTACGAAATGTGGCTCAACCGGCGATCGCTATTTTAAGCAACTATCTTCAGGATCATCCTGAACTGAACATTGATGATCCTGAAGTCACGGCGCAAATTTTCGTCGGAACCCTAATTCACCACCTCTTAACCCAAGAAATGCTCCACGGACGCGAAATTATGCCCCTTGACCCCGAACGCTTAGTCAAAAATCTTGTGGGGTTAATTGTTCGCGGCAACAGTTAA
- a CDS encoding Hsp70 family protein, which yields MAYAIDFGTSNTVITRWNAANQGAEIIKLSGLCQQLGNNPPIIPTLLYIENACQGKVIAGQVVRDRGLDLSNDSRFFRSFKRGIGAKIQGFLPEIDEKVITFEQVGEWFLSTLINEIKTENINPIDSLVLTVPVDSFESYRYWLSQVCQNWSIEQVRLLDEPTAAALGYGTTAEELLLVVDFGGGTVDLSLVQLNSESQAKNSGFILKWGDKLFGENSGQKTKIARVLGKAGSNLGGSDIDDWLVDYFSTLQNLPKSSLTLRLAERLKIKLSSQPEATEVYFNDETLDSYELSLDQDKFKQILEEQQFFQKLDELMTQVLQQGRRNGIEIKDIDRVLLVGGTVKIPAIQTWVKQYFDESKIKSDRPFEAIALGALQLEQGLKVKDFLYHSYGIRYWNRRQNCHSWHPIIKSGQPYPMDDPLELTLGASVENQPSIELIIGELGAETGGTEVYFDGDRLITRSVGKGETSVQPLNDKEGAKTIAKLEPLGTPGSDRIKLQFWVDEQRFLRLTVEDLLTQNTLANNQIVAQLS from the coding sequence GTGGCCTACGCTATCGACTTTGGTACCAGTAACACCGTTATTACTCGTTGGAACGCCGCTAACCAAGGCGCTGAAATTATTAAATTATCGGGGCTTTGCCAACAATTAGGCAATAATCCTCCTATAATCCCTACTTTACTCTACATCGAAAACGCTTGTCAAGGAAAAGTCATAGCTGGTCAAGTTGTCCGCGATCGCGGTTTAGATTTGTCAAATGATTCGCGTTTTTTTCGCAGTTTTAAGCGAGGAATTGGGGCAAAAATTCAAGGATTTTTGCCAGAAATTGATGAAAAAGTAATTACTTTTGAACAGGTAGGAGAATGGTTTTTAAGCACCTTAATTAACGAAATTAAAACTGAAAATATTAATCCTATAGATTCTTTAGTGTTAACGGTTCCTGTTGATAGTTTTGAATCCTATCGTTATTGGTTAAGTCAGGTTTGCCAGAATTGGTCAATTGAACAAGTGAGACTCCTCGATGAACCAACAGCAGCAGCTTTAGGCTATGGAACAACAGCCGAAGAATTACTATTAGTGGTAGATTTTGGAGGAGGAACGGTTGACTTATCTTTAGTTCAATTAAATTCAGAAAGTCAAGCTAAAAACTCAGGATTTATTTTAAAATGGGGTGATAAATTATTTGGAGAAAATTCAGGACAAAAAACAAAAATTGCTCGTGTATTAGGAAAAGCAGGTTCTAATTTAGGGGGATCGGATATTGATGATTGGTTAGTTGATTATTTTTCAACCCTCCAAAATTTACCCAAGTCTTCTTTGACTTTACGGTTAGCTGAAAGACTCAAAATCAAGCTGTCTTCTCAACCAGAAGCAACGGAAGTGTATTTTAATGATGAAACCTTAGACAGTTACGAATTGAGTCTTGATCAAGATAAGTTTAAACAAATTTTAGAAGAACAGCAATTTTTTCAAAAACTCGATGAATTAATGACCCAAGTGTTACAACAAGGGAGAAGAAATGGCATTGAAATAAAAGATATTGATCGCGTGTTATTAGTGGGAGGAACCGTTAAAATTCCTGCCATACAAACATGGGTAAAACAATATTTTGATGAGTCAAAAATTAAAAGTGATCGTCCCTTTGAAGCCATTGCCCTTGGAGCCTTACAATTAGAACAAGGATTAAAAGTCAAAGACTTTCTTTATCATAGTTATGGCATTCGTTATTGGAACCGTCGTCAAAACTGCCATAGCTGGCATCCTATCATTAAATCCGGTCAACCCTATCCCATGGATGATCCCCTAGAATTAACCCTAGGAGCATCAGTAGAAAATCAACCGAGTATCGAATTAATTATCGGAGAATTGGGAGCCGAAACTGGAGGAACGGAAGTTTATTTTGATGGCGATCGCCTAATCACTCGTTCTGTCGGAAAAGGAGAAACCTCTGTCCAACCCCTCAACGATAAAGAAGGGGCTAAAACGATTGCGAAATTAGAGCCATTAGGAACCCCAGGAAGCGATCGCATTAAACTCCAATTTTGGGTAGATGAACAGCGATTTTTACGACTAACCGTTGAAGATTTATTAACCCAGAATACCTTAGCGAATAATCAAATTGTTGCCCAATTGAGCTAA
- a CDS encoding photosynthesis system II assembly factor Ycf48, with protein MRNLKQIVILLAISLFCISCSNVPSTSYNPWKTITLETESTFADVAFTGDLNHGWLVGSQAALFETTDGGNTWEERKLDLSDEKVSFTGVSFHENEGWVTGKPAILLHTDDGGQNWSRIPLSEKLPGAPYGIIALGSQTAEMVTDLGAIYKTTNGGKTWQALVEGSVGVARNITRSSDGRYVAVSARGNFYSTWEPGQREWTPHNRNSSRRLQKMGYSDKGGLWLLARGGQLQFSSADDLEDWQEEIYPEFSTSWGLLDLAYRTPDELWVAGGSGNLLFSPDQGETWEKDRAIESVPSNLYKIVFITPEQGFVLGQNGVLLKYEPSTEPA; from the coding sequence ATGAGAAACCTGAAACAAATCGTCATATTACTAGCCATTTCCTTATTTTGCATCAGTTGTAGCAATGTCCCTTCGACTAGCTACAATCCGTGGAAAACTATTACCCTAGAAACAGAGTCAACCTTTGCTGATGTCGCCTTTACAGGGGATTTAAACCATGGGTGGCTCGTGGGCAGCCAAGCGGCGTTATTTGAAACCACCGATGGGGGTAACACTTGGGAAGAACGAAAACTCGATCTTTCTGACGAAAAAGTGAGCTTCACCGGGGTTAGCTTCCATGAAAACGAAGGGTGGGTCACGGGAAAACCCGCTATTTTGCTCCATACCGACGATGGGGGTCAAAATTGGTCCCGTATTCCCCTGAGTGAAAAATTACCGGGGGCTCCCTATGGGATTATTGCCCTAGGTTCTCAAACCGCAGAGATGGTCACAGATTTAGGGGCTATCTATAAAACCACCAACGGGGGTAAAACCTGGCAAGCGTTAGTGGAAGGTTCGGTCGGAGTTGCTCGAAATATCACTCGGTCTTCGGATGGTCGCTATGTGGCCGTCTCAGCACGGGGTAATTTCTATTCTACCTGGGAACCCGGCCAACGGGAATGGACTCCCCATAACCGTAATTCCTCCCGACGACTGCAAAAAATGGGCTACAGTGATAAGGGGGGTCTGTGGCTACTGGCCAGGGGAGGTCAACTTCAGTTTAGCTCTGCTGATGATTTAGAAGACTGGCAAGAGGAGATCTATCCGGAGTTTTCCACCAGTTGGGGACTTTTAGACTTAGCTTACCGTACCCCAGACGAACTGTGGGTCGCCGGAGGTAGCGGAAACCTTCTGTTTAGTCCCGATCAAGGAGAGACTTGGGAGAAAGATCGAGCCATCGAAAGTGTCCCCTCTAATCTCTATAAAATTGTCTTTATTACCCCAGAACAAGGCTTTGTTTTGGGACAAAATGGGGTGTTACTGAAATATGAACCCTCCACTGAACCCGCTTAA
- the pdhA gene encoding pyruvate dehydrogenase (acetyl-transferring) E1 component subunit alpha yields MVSERTLPQFNTATVNITKEEGLLLYEDMMLGRLFEDKCAEMYYRGRMFGFVHLYNGQEAISTGIIKALRSGEDYVSSTYRDHVHALSCGVPAREVMAELFGKETGCSKGRGGSMHLFSAQHRLLGGYAFVAEGIPVAMGAAFQSKYRREAMGDPNADQVTVCFFGDGASNNGQFFECLNMSALWKLPIIYVVENNKWAIGMAHDRATSQPEIYKKASVFSMAGVEVDGMDVLAVRSVAQEAIARARAGEGPTLIEALTYRFRGHSLADPDELRAPDEKQFWGARDPITKLATYLVEHNLANSQELKDIEKRVQETINEAVQFAENSPEPDPSELYRYIFAEDE; encoded by the coding sequence ATGGTTTCTGAACGCACTTTACCCCAATTTAACACCGCTACGGTCAACATTACGAAAGAGGAAGGACTCCTCCTCTACGAAGATATGATGCTCGGACGCTTGTTTGAAGACAAGTGTGCTGAAATGTATTACCGAGGTCGGATGTTTGGGTTTGTCCATCTCTACAACGGACAAGAAGCTATCTCGACGGGGATCATTAAAGCGTTGCGTTCTGGGGAAGATTATGTGTCGAGTACCTATCGAGATCACGTCCATGCCCTCAGTTGTGGGGTTCCTGCGCGGGAAGTCATGGCAGAATTGTTCGGGAAAGAGACTGGATGCAGTAAAGGACGGGGTGGCTCGATGCACCTGTTTTCTGCTCAACATCGACTGTTAGGCGGTTATGCTTTTGTGGCTGAAGGTATCCCCGTAGCCATGGGGGCAGCCTTTCAAAGTAAATATCGACGGGAAGCCATGGGTGATCCCAATGCAGATCAAGTGACGGTCTGTTTCTTCGGGGATGGGGCCAGCAATAACGGTCAATTCTTTGAGTGTCTGAATATGTCGGCTCTGTGGAAATTACCGATTATTTATGTGGTAGAAAATAATAAATGGGCGATCGGCATGGCTCATGATCGCGCGACTTCTCAACCAGAAATCTACAAAAAAGCCAGTGTTTTTAGTATGGCCGGGGTTGAAGTTGATGGGATGGATGTTTTAGCCGTTCGTTCTGTGGCTCAAGAAGCGATCGCTAGAGCCCGCGCAGGGGAGGGTCCAACCTTAATTGAAGCCCTTACCTATCGGTTTCGGGGTCACTCCTTGGCTGATCCTGATGAACTACGAGCCCCTGATGAAAAGCAATTTTGGGGAGCGCGTGATCCCATTACTAAGTTAGCGACCTATTTAGTTGAACACAATTTGGCTAATAGTCAAGAACTCAAAGATATCGAAAAACGAGTGCAAGAAACCATTAATGAAGCGGTGCAATTTGCTGAAAACAGTCCAGAACCCGATCCTAGTGAACTTTATCGCTATATTTTTGCTGAGGATGAATAA
- the tnpB gene encoding IS200/IS605 family element RNA-guided endonuclease TnpB has protein sequence MSNKAYRFRLYPNQEQQQFLAKCFGCSRFVYNHFLRLTTDVYADGKKNLRYKEWAKLLTSLKKEFEWLKDVNSQALQQTLKDLETAYSRFFKGLAKFPQFKKRSNKQSFRIPQHFSLTEDRKLKLPKMSPIKMVIHREIEGEIKSVTISKTPSGKYYASIVTELDIPKAPLNGEKIGMDLGIKEFAITSKPEKFENPRYFQRSLRRLKIRQRRLSRRVKGSKNRNKARVRVAKIHEKVANQRLDYQHKISLKLTNENQVISCEDLNIKGMVKNRKLSRQISDVAWGQFLTLLEYKGDIYGCEIKPVKRCFPSSKRCSNCGYIKEDLTLKDREWTCPECHVHHDRDINACHNLLQFSDGYIGWEAPKSTPNQTVEMQCIKSVSS, from the coding sequence ATGAGTAACAAAGCCTACAGATTTAGGTTGTACCCCAATCAAGAACAGCAGCAATTCTTAGCTAAGTGCTTTGGTTGTTCAAGATTTGTGTACAATCATTTTTTGCGCTTAACTACTGATGTCTATGCCGATGGCAAAAAGAATTTGCGCTATAAAGAGTGGGCTAAGTTACTAACTTCTTTAAAAAAGGAGTTTGAGTGGCTAAAAGATGTTAATTCTCAAGCGTTACAGCAAACTTTGAAAGACCTAGAAACAGCCTATTCTCGTTTTTTCAAAGGATTAGCCAAGTTTCCCCAATTTAAAAAAAGGTCTAATAAGCAATCTTTTCGGATTCCTCAGCACTTTTCTCTTACAGAAGATAGAAAATTAAAACTTCCAAAAATGTCTCCTATTAAGATGGTCATTCATCGAGAAATAGAAGGAGAGATTAAGAGTGTAACTATTAGTAAAACTCCATCAGGTAAATATTATGCTTCAATTGTTACCGAGTTAGATATCCCCAAAGCTCCTTTGAATGGGGAAAAAATAGGAATGGATCTCGGTATTAAGGAGTTTGCTATTACTTCTAAACCAGAGAAGTTTGAAAATCCTCGTTATTTTCAACGCTCATTAAGACGATTAAAAATCAGACAAAGGAGGTTAAGTCGCCGAGTAAAAGGCTCTAAAAACAGGAATAAAGCCAGAGTTAGAGTGGCTAAAATTCATGAAAAAGTAGCCAATCAAAGATTAGACTATCAACACAAAATAAGTCTCAAATTAACTAACGAGAACCAAGTTATTAGTTGTGAGGACTTAAACATCAAAGGGATGGTCAAAAACCGAAAGTTATCTAGGCAAATTAGTGATGTAGCCTGGGGGCAATTCTTAACTCTTTTAGAATACAAAGGTGATATCTACGGCTGTGAAATTAAACCCGTGAAAAGATGTTTCCCTAGCTCCAAAAGATGTTCTAATTGTGGGTATATCAAAGAAGATTTAACCCTAAAAGACAGAGAATGGACTTGTCCAGAATGCCATGTACACCACGACAGAGATATCAATGCTTGCCATAATTTGCTTCAATTCTCTGACGGATATATAGGGTGGGAAGCACCCAAATCTACGCCTAACCAGACTGTTGAAATGCAGTGCATCAAGAGCGTTAGTTCTTGA
- a CDS encoding DUF1815 family protein — translation MFTRLAQQHRDFVRDLVMNLQALAIVLEKRGYLASCYTCGGQMNSGSFMVSLGENHLIRFLVSDYGITWTEMRDDRELMKLEGAEAISQLQELANLVKYQIEPVTPEPQLDPMDFRQVQPI, via the coding sequence GTGTTTACCCGACTCGCCCAACAACATCGCGATTTTGTGAGAGACTTGGTGATGAATCTCCAGGCTCTAGCGATCGTTCTAGAAAAACGAGGTTATTTGGCTTCTTGCTACACCTGCGGGGGTCAAATGAACAGTGGGTCATTTATGGTCAGTTTAGGAGAAAACCATCTCATTCGCTTTTTGGTGTCTGACTATGGTATTACCTGGACAGAAATGCGTGATGATCGAGAACTGATGAAACTTGAAGGGGCTGAAGCCATTAGTCAATTGCAGGAATTAGCCAATTTAGTTAAATATCAGATAGAACCTGTTACTCCAGAACCTCAGCTTGATCCTATGGATTTCCGTCAAGTACAGCCCATTTAA
- a CDS encoding rubredoxin, whose protein sequence is MSERPTEKTLAEQAPANHECRLCGYVYEPKKGDAKGNIDPGTPFEDLPITWRCPVCGARSNQFSNVGATNAPSGFQENLNYGFGVNNLTPGQKNLLIFGGLALGFLFFLSLYGLN, encoded by the coding sequence ATGAGTGAACGACCGACAGAAAAAACCTTAGCGGAACAGGCTCCAGCTAACCATGAATGTCGCCTCTGTGGCTACGTTTATGAGCCCAAAAAAGGAGACGCAAAGGGAAATATTGACCCTGGAACCCCCTTTGAGGACTTACCGATTACCTGGCGTTGTCCCGTCTGTGGGGCGCGTTCCAATCAATTTAGCAACGTTGGGGCAACTAATGCTCCCTCTGGCTTTCAGGAAAATCTGAACTATGGGTTTGGGGTTAATAATCTCACCCCTGGACAGAAAAATCTCTTGATTTTCGGAGGTTTAGCTCTAGGGTTCCTATTTTTCCTGAGTTTGTACGGATTAAACTAA
- a CDS encoding pentapeptide repeat-containing protein, which yields MKAIIATTTAILTAFSFSMAAKAENLEHLNRLLSTKQCPLCDLSGAGLVMVDLSGAKLIGANLAGANLSQANLSGADLSGANLSGASLHGANLIGANLSSAILNGTDLREAYLSNAIIVGTKLDAAYVQGAEGIPNNAGTRELFYEWGLIETKQGNYQKALDHYNKALLMDAEYAPVYLARAYALLRLGNEAGATENAAIASQLFAKQENPQGQEMSDTFVKNLETFQEVRKKEKEGNNAQLDNFVRGAASLMLRLFLGGM from the coding sequence ATGAAAGCAATTATTGCGACTACTACGGCCATTCTAACTGCCTTTAGTTTTTCTATGGCAGCTAAAGCCGAAAATTTAGAGCATCTCAATCGGTTACTATCTACCAAACAATGCCCCCTATGCGACTTAAGCGGAGCCGGGCTAGTCATGGTAGATTTATCAGGAGCTAAATTAATCGGAGCCAATTTAGCCGGAGCAAATCTCAGTCAAGCCAATTTAAGCGGGGCTGATCTCAGTGGTGCTAATTTGAGTGGAGCTTCTTTACATGGGGCAAATTTGATCGGAGCTAACCTCAGTAGTGCCATTCTCAACGGAACCGATCTCAGGGAAGCTTACCTTAGTAATGCGATCATCGTAGGAACTAAACTCGATGCTGCTTATGTGCAAGGGGCAGAAGGAATCCCCAACAATGCGGGTACACGGGAATTATTTTATGAGTGGGGGCTAATAGAAACGAAGCAAGGCAACTATCAAAAAGCCCTAGATCATTATAATAAAGCCCTTTTGATGGATGCTGAATATGCCCCTGTTTATTTAGCCCGTGCTTATGCTCTGTTGCGCTTGGGCAATGAAGCAGGAGCAACGGAAAATGCTGCGATAGCTTCTCAATTATTTGCTAAACAAGAGAATCCTCAAGGTCAAGAAATGTCAGATACTTTTGTTAAAAATCTTGAGACTTTTCAAGAAGTCAGAAAAAAAGAAAAAGAGGGCAATAATGCTCAATTAGACAATTTTGTTAGAGGGGCTGCTTCTTTGATGCTTCGCTTGTTCTTAGGCGGGATGTAG